One window of the Allorhizobium ampelinum S4 genome contains the following:
- a CDS encoding carbohydrate ABC transporter permease, with amino-acid sequence MNNSRSLRSVLIVSLYILFLLLPIYWLVNMSFKSNQEILSSLTLYPHEPTLKNYITIFTDRSWYSGYINSIIYVVQNMVISVACALPAAYAFSRYRFLGDKHLFFWLLTNRMAPPAVFALPFFQLYSAFDMIDTHIAVALAHCLFNVPLAVWILEGFMSGIPKEIDETAYIDGYSFPRFFVKIFIPLIASGIGVAAFFCFMFSWVELLIARTLTTVDAKPIAAVMTRTVSASGVDWGLLAAAGVLTLIPGAVVIYFVRNYIAKGFALGRV; translated from the coding sequence ATGAACAACAGCCGGTCCCTTCGCTCCGTCCTGATCGTCAGTCTCTACATTTTGTTTCTGTTGCTGCCGATCTACTGGCTCGTCAACATGAGCTTCAAGAGCAATCAGGAAATCCTCAGTTCCCTGACGCTCTATCCGCATGAGCCGACGCTGAAGAATTACATCACGATTTTCACCGACCGGTCCTGGTATTCGGGTTATATCAACTCGATCATCTATGTGGTGCAGAATATGGTAATTTCGGTCGCCTGCGCGCTTCCGGCTGCCTATGCCTTCTCGCGCTACCGGTTTCTGGGCGACAAGCACCTGTTCTTTTGGCTGCTGACCAACCGCATGGCACCACCCGCCGTGTTTGCCCTGCCGTTTTTCCAGCTCTATTCGGCCTTTGACATGATCGACACGCATATTGCGGTGGCGCTGGCCCATTGCCTGTTCAACGTGCCGCTGGCGGTGTGGATTTTGGAAGGTTTCATGTCCGGTATCCCCAAGGAAATCGATGAAACGGCTTATATCGACGGCTATTCATTTCCCCGCTTTTTCGTGAAGATCTTCATACCGCTGATTGCTTCCGGCATCGGGGTCGCGGCCTTCTTCTGCTTCATGTTCTCATGGGTGGAGCTGCTGATCGCCCGCACGCTGACCACTGTCGATGCCAAGCCGATTGCGGCCGTGATGACCCGCACGGTGTCAGCATCCGGCGTCGATTGGGGCCTGCTGGCCGCAGCCGGTGTGCTGACGCTGATTCCCGGTGCCGTGGTGATCTATTTTGTCCGCAATTATATCGCCAAGGGCTTTGCCCTGGGCCGCGTCTGA
- a CDS encoding ABC transporter ATP-binding protein, whose amino-acid sequence MLELRNLSKVVAGDVHIHPVNLTLQRGSLNVLLGPTLSGKTSLMRLMAGLDKPTSGSLLFDGKDVTGLRVQDRSVAMVYQQFINYPALSVYENIASPLRVRKVDRATIDREVKKAAELLKLTPYLERTPLNLSGGQQQRTALARAIVKQASLVLLDEPLANLDYKLREELREELPKIFAELGAIFVYATTEPSEALLLGGHTATLSEGRVTQYGPTIDVYRRPADLKTARTFADPPLNTVQAIRREGHFMIGGIPVLTVPRHLAHVPEEPLTLGFHPHHLSLAGASSSEGVAPLVARSMISEISGSESYIHLDYAGERWVMLEHGIHDIEPGRDVQVHLDTRHLMAFDASGRALAEYLAGQLEAQGE is encoded by the coding sequence ATGCTGGAATTGCGAAACCTGTCCAAGGTGGTGGCGGGGGATGTTCACATTCATCCCGTCAACCTGACCCTGCAACGCGGGTCGCTGAACGTTCTGCTTGGGCCGACCCTGTCGGGCAAGACATCGTTGATGCGGCTGATGGCCGGGCTGGACAAACCGACGTCAGGTTCCCTGCTGTTTGATGGCAAGGACGTCACCGGGTTGCGGGTGCAGGACCGGTCGGTTGCCATGGTCTACCAGCAATTCATCAATTATCCGGCCCTCAGCGTCTATGAAAACATCGCCTCGCCGCTCAGGGTGCGCAAGGTCGATAGGGCCACCATAGACCGCGAAGTGAAAAAAGCCGCCGAGCTTTTGAAGCTGACACCCTATCTGGAGCGCACGCCGCTCAACCTGTCCGGCGGCCAGCAGCAGCGCACGGCGCTGGCCCGCGCCATCGTCAAGCAGGCAAGCCTGGTGCTGCTGGATGAGCCGCTGGCCAATCTGGACTATAAACTGCGTGAGGAATTGCGCGAGGAACTGCCGAAGATCTTTGCCGAACTGGGCGCAATTTTCGTCTATGCGACGACGGAGCCGTCGGAAGCCCTGCTTCTGGGTGGCCATACCGCCACGCTGTCGGAAGGCCGCGTCACGCAATATGGCCCGACCATCGACGTTTATCGCCGCCCGGCGGACCTGAAAACCGCCCGTACCTTTGCTGATCCGCCGTTGAACACTGTTCAGGCCATCCGGCGGGAAGGGCATTTCATGATCGGCGGTATTCCGGTTCTGACCGTGCCCCGGCACCTTGCGCATGTGCCGGAGGAGCCGTTGACGCTGGGCTTTCACCCGCATCACCTGTCGCTGGCAGGAGCCTCGTCGAGTGAAGGGGTCGCTCCTTTGGTAGCCCGCTCGATGATCTCGGAAATTTCCGGCTCGGAAAGCTATATTCATCTCGACTATGCCGGGGAGCGCTGGGTGATGCTGGAGCATGGCATTCACGATATCGAACCGGGCCGCGACGTGCAGGTCCATCTCGATACCCGTCACCTGATGGCCTTCGATGCCAGTGGCCGGGCGCTTGCCGAATATCTGGCCGGACAGCTTGAAGCGCAGGGGGAATAG
- a CDS encoding c-type cytochrome codes for MNSYMNMGAGALLGTIFVLMSVSIASEGIFHAPTPEKEGYAIVAAEAPAAGGAEGAAPAAADKPIAELLASADVKAGEAIFKKCTACHSVDKGGANKVGPNLWGVVDRPVASHEGFAYSAGMKDFSKGSSEHWTFENLNHFLTAPKKFVAGTAMGFAGIPKEQDRANLLVYLHNQSDNPVALPTN; via the coding sequence ATGAATTCCTACATGAATATGGGAGCAGGCGCACTGCTTGGTACGATCTTCGTACTGATGTCAGTGTCCATTGCGTCGGAGGGGATTTTCCACGCGCCGACCCCCGAAAAGGAAGGCTATGCCATCGTGGCTGCCGAAGCGCCTGCCGCTGGCGGCGCGGAAGGTGCGGCACCAGCCGCAGCCGACAAGCCGATTGCGGAACTGCTGGCATCGGCAGACGTCAAGGCTGGCGAGGCCATTTTCAAGAAATGCACAGCCTGTCATAGCGTCGACAAGGGCGGAGCCAACAAGGTTGGACCCAACCTTTGGGGCGTTGTCGACCGGCCCGTCGCCAGCCATGAAGGCTTTGCCTATTCCGCCGGTATGAAGGATTTCTCCAAAGGCAGCTCCGAGCACTGGACCTTTGAAAACCTCAACCACTTCCTGACCGCGCCAAAGAAATTCGTGGCGGGTACGGCGATGGGCTTTGCCGGTATTCCCAAGGAACAGGACCGCGCCAACCTGCTGGTGTATCTTCACAACCAGTCCGACAATCCGGTGGCGTTACCGACCAATTGA
- a CDS encoding ABC transporter ATP-binding protein — MARISLDHIRHAYGPKGLANPLYALKEVHHEFDDGGAYALLGPSGCGKTTLLNIMSGLLQPSDGRILFGDKDVTHLSTEARNIAQVFQFPVVYDTMTVYDNLAFPLRNRRVPEVEVDARVRTILKMIDLEAWAKRKAQGLTADQKQKISLGRGLVRSDVNAILFDEPLTVIDPHMKWMLRAQLKQLHREFAYTMVYVTHDQTEALTFADKVVVMYDGQIVQIGTPAELFDRPKHTFVGYFIGSPGMNVLAAGIDGDTAMIGGERVALPGRPVIPGEALTELGIRPEFIRLGREGMPVQISKVEDIGRQKIVRARFADQPISIVLREDADIPAEPKVSFDPTAINIYANSWRVDFAGAGLGGVRP, encoded by the coding sequence ATGGCCCGAATTTCCCTCGATCATATCCGCCACGCCTATGGCCCGAAGGGGCTGGCCAATCCGCTCTATGCGCTGAAGGAAGTGCATCACGAGTTTGACGATGGCGGTGCCTATGCGCTGCTCGGTCCCTCCGGCTGTGGCAAGACCACCTTGCTCAACATCATGTCCGGCCTGTTGCAGCCTTCGGATGGGCGCATCCTGTTTGGCGATAAGGATGTGACGCACTTGTCCACCGAGGCGCGCAACATTGCCCAGGTGTTCCAGTTTCCCGTCGTCTACGACACCATGACGGTTTACGACAATCTGGCCTTTCCGCTCAGAAATCGGCGTGTGCCGGAGGTGGAAGTCGATGCCAGGGTGCGCACCATCCTGAAGATGATCGACCTCGAAGCCTGGGCCAAGCGCAAGGCGCAGGGTCTGACCGCCGACCAGAAGCAGAAGATTTCACTTGGTCGCGGATTGGTGCGCTCCGATGTCAATGCCATCCTGTTCGACGAGCCGCTGACGGTGATCGATCCGCATATGAAATGGATGCTGCGCGCCCAACTCAAGCAATTGCACCGGGAATTCGCCTATACCATGGTCTATGTCACCCATGACCAGACCGAGGCCCTGACCTTCGCCGACAAGGTGGTGGTGATGTATGACGGGCAAATCGTCCAGATCGGTACGCCAGCCGAGTTGTTCGACCGGCCTAAACATACATTCGTCGGTTATTTCATCGGCTCGCCGGGCATGAACGTGCTGGCCGCCGGTATCGATGGCGATACCGCGATGATCGGCGGTGAGCGGGTCGCTCTTCCGGGCCGTCCGGTCATTCCCGGGGAAGCCCTTACCGAGCTTGGCATTCGCCCGGAATTCATTCGCCTTGGCCGCGAGGGCATGCCGGTGCAGATTTCCAAAGTCGAGGATATCGGACGCCAGAAAATCGTGCGCGCCCGTTTTGCCGACCAGCCGATTTCTATCGTGCTGCGGGAGGATGCCGATATTCCCGCTGAGCCAAAGGTTAGCTTCGATCCGACCGCCATCAACATCTACGCAAATTCCTGGCGGGTCGATTTCGCCGGTGCCGGATTGGGAGGTGTAAGGCCATGA
- a CDS encoding glycerol-3-phosphate dehydrogenase, whose protein sequence is MRTVMLHCERERNVSGDPVFDIFVIGGGINGCGIARDAVGRGYTVALAEMNDFASGTSSGATKLIHGGLRYLEHYEFRLVREALMEREVLWAMAPHIIWPMRFVLPFHKGGIRPAWLIRLGLFLYDHLGGRKLLPATKTLNMRKDKAGKPLKPLFTRAFEYSDGWVDDARFVVLNARDAADRGATILSRNRVIGAHRDGDLWIIEVEDRASRARSTYKARMLVNAGGPWVDSVLSNAVGRNNVHNVRLVQGSHIVVKKKFDDPRAYFFQNPDNRIIFAIPYETDFTLIGTTDQDYQGDPKDVKISSAEISYLCDAASEYFAEPVRPEDIVWSYSAVRPLYDDGASKAQEATRDYVLKLETPEKAAPLLNVFGGKLTTYRRLGEHALEKIGEAIGVKGKPWTATSHLPGGDFPATGYLAEVERLKKVFPFLEDRCARRLVRCYGTFATTIINGAKSLEGLGHYFGGTLYQAEVDWLIAREWAATAEDILWRRTKQGLFLSVEQAQVLEDYIEEARAA, encoded by the coding sequence ATGCGCACTGTAATGCTGCATTGCGAAAGGGAGAGAAACGTGTCCGGCGATCCTGTCTTCGACATATTCGTTATTGGTGGTGGCATTAACGGCTGCGGCATTGCCCGTGATGCTGTCGGGCGGGGCTATACCGTTGCGCTGGCGGAAATGAATGATTTCGCGTCAGGCACCTCTTCGGGTGCCACCAAGCTCATTCACGGCGGCTTGCGCTATCTTGAACATTATGAATTTCGGCTGGTGCGCGAAGCGCTGATGGAGCGTGAAGTACTCTGGGCCATGGCGCCACATATCATCTGGCCGATGCGTTTCGTGCTGCCGTTCCACAAGGGCGGCATTCGTCCCGCCTGGCTGATCCGGCTGGGCCTGTTTCTCTACGATCATCTGGGTGGCCGTAAATTACTGCCCGCCACCAAAACATTGAATATGCGCAAGGACAAGGCGGGCAAGCCGCTGAAGCCTCTGTTTACCCGCGCCTTTGAATATTCGGATGGCTGGGTCGATGATGCCCGTTTCGTCGTGCTGAATGCCCGCGATGCTGCGGATCGTGGCGCCACAATCCTCAGCCGCAACCGCGTCATTGGCGCGCACCGGGATGGCGATCTCTGGATCATCGAGGTCGAGGACCGCGCCAGCCGCGCACGCAGCACCTACAAGGCGCGGATGCTGGTCAATGCAGGCGGCCCATGGGTCGATAGCGTGCTATCCAATGCGGTCGGCAGAAACAATGTTCACAACGTGCGGCTGGTGCAGGGCAGCCATATCGTGGTAAAGAAGAAATTCGATGATCCCCGTGCCTATTTCTTCCAAAATCCGGACAACCGTATCATCTTCGCCATTCCCTATGAGACGGATTTCACCCTGATCGGCACGACCGATCAGGATTATCAAGGTGATCCGAAGGATGTGAAGATTTCCAGCGCCGAGATCTCCTATCTTTGCGATGCCGCCAGCGAATATTTTGCCGAGCCGGTCCGGCCTGAGGACATTGTCTGGTCCTATTCCGCCGTGCGGCCACTCTACGATGACGGTGCTTCCAAAGCGCAGGAGGCCACCCGCGATTACGTGCTGAAACTGGAAACGCCGGAAAAGGCCGCGCCGCTGCTTAACGTATTCGGCGGCAAGCTGACCACCTATCGGCGTCTGGGTGAACATGCATTGGAAAAGATCGGCGAGGCCATCGGCGTCAAGGGCAAGCCCTGGACCGCGACAAGCCATTTGCCGGGCGGTGATTTTCCGGCAACCGGCTATCTGGCGGAAGTGGAGAGGCTGAAAAAAGTATTTCCATTCCTGGAGGACCGTTGCGCGCGTCGGCTCGTGCGGTGCTATGGCACGTTTGCCACGACGATCATCAATGGTGCCAAAAGCCTGGAGGGGCTGGGGCACTATTTCGGGGGAACCCTGTATCAGGCAGAGGTGGACTGGCTGATTGCTCGGGAATGGGCGGCAACAGCGGAGGATATTCTCTGGCGCCGCACCAAGCAGGGCCTGTTCCTCAGTGTCGAACAGGCACAGGTGCTGGAAGACTATATCGAGGAGGCGCGGGCGGCCTGA
- a CDS encoding carbohydrate ABC transporter permease — protein sequence MNKTWNNKAWFLVLPVLLLVAFSAVIPLMTVVNYSVQDTFGNNDFFWAGSDWFTQTLQSERFWDALWRNLIFSMIILAIEVPLGILIALNMPKTGLGVPVCLVLMALPLLIPWNVVGTIWQVFGRSDIGLLGYTLNAVGLDYNYVANPFDAWATIVVMDVWHWTSLVVLLCYAGLVSIPDAYYQAARIDGASRWSVFRYIQLPKMKQVLLIAVLLRFMDSFMIYTEPFVVTGGGPGNSTTFLSIDLVKMALGQFDLGPAAAMSIIYFLIILLLSWVFYTVMTHSDAQSASAPKGD from the coding sequence ATGAACAAGACCTGGAACAACAAGGCCTGGTTTCTGGTGCTGCCCGTGCTGCTGCTGGTGGCTTTTTCCGCTGTCATTCCGCTGATGACCGTGGTGAACTATTCGGTGCAGGACACGTTCGGCAATAACGACTTCTTCTGGGCCGGTTCCGATTGGTTTACCCAGACGCTGCAATCGGAACGGTTCTGGGATGCGCTGTGGCGTAACCTGATCTTCTCGATGATCATTCTCGCCATCGAAGTGCCGCTTGGCATCCTGATCGCGCTGAACATGCCGAAGACCGGGCTCGGTGTGCCGGTCTGCCTGGTGCTGATGGCCCTGCCGTTGTTGATCCCGTGGAATGTGGTCGGCACCATCTGGCAGGTGTTCGGACGCAGCGATATTGGCCTGCTCGGCTATACCCTCAACGCCGTTGGTCTCGATTATAATTATGTGGCGAATCCATTCGATGCCTGGGCGACCATCGTCGTCATGGATGTCTGGCATTGGACCAGCCTTGTTGTGCTGCTGTGCTATGCCGGTCTGGTGTCGATCCCGGATGCCTATTACCAGGCGGCCCGGATTGATGGCGCCTCGCGCTGGTCGGTGTTTCGCTATATCCAGCTGCCAAAGATGAAACAGGTGCTGCTGATCGCCGTGCTGCTGCGCTTCATGGACAGTTTCATGATCTATACCGAGCCTTTCGTCGTCACCGGCGGCGGTCCGGGCAATTCCACCACCTTCCTGTCGATCGATCTGGTGAAAATGGCGCTCGGCCAGTTCGATCTCGGACCTGCGGCAGCGATGTCGATCATCTACTTCCTGATCATTCTGCTGCTGTCCTGGGTCTTCTACACTGTCATGACCCATAGTGACGCCCAGAGTGCGTCAGCACCGAAGGGAGACTAA
- a CDS encoding DUF2177 family protein, translating to MRSYAIAYCATAAVFFTLDFLWLSKIALGFYKSRIGDMMRDQPNFTAAGLFYLFYIVGIVYFAVGPALQSGSLLTALVSGALLGLIAYGTYDMTNLATLKSWSLTLSLVDMAWGTVLTATAAGIGYLITSRFV from the coding sequence ATGCGCAGCTATGCAATTGCCTATTGTGCCACGGCTGCGGTGTTTTTCACCTTGGATTTCCTCTGGCTTAGCAAAATTGCGCTGGGTTTTTACAAGTCCCGCATCGGTGATATGATGCGGGATCAGCCCAATTTCACCGCTGCGGGCCTGTTCTATCTATTTTATATCGTCGGCATTGTTTATTTTGCGGTCGGTCCAGCCCTGCAAAGCGGCAGCCTGTTAACGGCTCTGGTCAGCGGTGCCCTTCTGGGGCTGATCGCCTATGGCACCTATGACATGACCAATCTGGCCACCTTGAAATCCTGGTCACTGACGCTCAGTCTGGTCGACATGGCCTGGGGCACGGTACTGACCGCCACCGCAGCCGGGATTGGCTATCTGATTACCAGCCGGTTCGTATAA
- a CDS encoding DUF2160 domain-containing protein, whose translation MNLSWMAWTTPTALFFITILALLIALSVWEYVSPGGSPRVGILRFETTRGDRLFVSLLGSAFIHLAWLGLSSLSLWWALGLSVIYAIGVFRTV comes from the coding sequence ATGAACCTGTCATGGATGGCCTGGACCACGCCCACGGCGCTGTTCTTCATCACCATTCTCGCCCTGCTGATCGCCCTGTCGGTCTGGGAATATGTTTCGCCCGGCGGCAGTCCCCGCGTCGGCATTCTGCGGTTCGAGACGACACGCGGCGACAGGCTGTTCGTGTCCCTGCTCGGCTCCGCCTTCATTCATCTCGCATGGTTGGGGCTATCCAGTCTCAGCCTGTGGTGGGCTCTCGGCCTTTCGGTCATCTACGCCATCGGCGTGTTCCGGACGGTTTAA
- a CDS encoding 3-deoxy-manno-octulosonate cytidylyltransferase: MSDHTRFKTLVLIPARMASTRLPGKPLADIAGLPMIVQVAKRAAEANVGRIVVAVDHPDVFATVTAAGFEAVMTGEQHQSGSDRIHEALLKVDPKGEAEIIINVQGDLPTIDPETIRAALRPLEDPQVDIATLTVEIEDEAEKTNPNVVKVVGSPLSDNRLRALYFTRATAPHGKGPLYHHIGLYAYRRAALERFVALSPSVLEKRESLEQLRALEAGMRIDVEIVDTVPLGVDTAADLEKARAILAAK, translated from the coding sequence ATGTCTGACCATACACGCTTCAAAACCCTGGTTCTCATCCCCGCCCGCATGGCCTCCACAAGGCTTCCCGGTAAGCCCCTGGCTGACATTGCCGGCCTGCCGATGATCGTCCAGGTGGCAAAGCGCGCAGCGGAGGCCAATGTCGGACGTATCGTCGTGGCGGTGGATCATCCTGACGTGTTCGCCACGGTGACGGCAGCCGGTTTTGAAGCCGTGATGACCGGCGAGCAGCATCAATCCGGTTCCGACCGCATCCATGAAGCGCTGCTGAAGGTCGATCCGAAAGGCGAGGCCGAAATCATCATCAATGTTCAGGGTGATCTGCCCACCATTGACCCGGAGACGATTCGTGCCGCCTTGCGCCCCCTGGAGGACCCGCAGGTCGATATCGCCACGCTGACGGTGGAGATCGAGGATGAGGCGGAAAAGACCAATCCCAACGTGGTGAAGGTTGTCGGCTCGCCGCTGTCGGACAATCGCCTGCGGGCGCTTTATTTTACCCGCGCCACCGCCCCGCATGGCAAAGGACCGCTTTATCACCACATCGGCCTCTACGCCTATCGCCGCGCTGCATTGGAACGGTTCGTCGCGCTGTCTCCCTCGGTGCTGGAAAAGCGCGAATCGCTGGAACAGTTGCGGGCGCTGGAAGCGGGCATGCGTATCGATGTCGAGATTGTCGATACTGTGCCGCTTGGCGTCGATACAGCGGCGGATTTGGAAAAAGCCCGCGCCATTCTGGCTGCAAAATAA
- a CDS encoding ABC transporter substrate-binding protein, which yields MRKHLMTTTAAMLLAMTGAAYAGMDEAKQFLDEEIKGESSLSRADQEKQMQWYVDAAKPFSGMEIHVVSESLTTHAYESKVLAPWFSKITGIKLTHDVIQEGDVVEKIQTQMQTGQNLYDGWVNDSDFIGTHWRYGQVRNLTDWMTGEGKDVTDPMLDLKDYIGLSFTTAPDGKLYQLPDQQFANLYWFRYDWFNDPKIKEEFKKEYGYELGVPVNWSAYEDIAKFFTGREIGGKKVYGSMDYGKKDPSLGWRFTDAWLSMAGNGDKGLPNGKPVDEWGIRVNDKDQPTGSCVDRGGDTNGAASVYAVTKYLEWLKKYTPPEAQGMTFSESGPVPAQGNIAQQIFWYTAFTADMAKPGLPVVNDDGTPKWRVAPSPHGSYWHEGQKLGYQDVGSWTLMKSTPTDRAKAAWLYAQFVTSKTVDVKKSQTGLTFIRQSSIMDKTFTDRAPKLGGLVEFYRSPARVQWTPTGTNVPDYPKLAQLWWQNIGDAAAGAKTPQEAMDALCKAQDGILSRLERAKVQGEFGPKLNEPKDAAYWEKYAKDHGSLAPQPKLANEKEKPITINYDELVKSWQK from the coding sequence ATGCGAAAGCACTTAATGACGACAACGGCGGCGATGCTGCTGGCCATGACTGGTGCTGCCTATGCCGGTATGGATGAGGCCAAGCAATTTCTCGATGAGGAGATCAAGGGGGAATCCTCGCTGTCGCGGGCGGATCAGGAAAAGCAGATGCAATGGTATGTGGATGCTGCCAAGCCCTTTTCGGGCATGGAAATCCATGTCGTTTCCGAATCGCTGACCACCCATGCCTACGAATCCAAGGTGCTGGCGCCGTGGTTCAGCAAGATCACCGGCATCAAGCTTACTCACGACGTCATTCAGGAGGGTGATGTCGTCGAGAAGATCCAGACCCAGATGCAGACCGGCCAGAACCTCTATGACGGCTGGGTCAACGATTCCGACTTCATCGGCACCCATTGGCGCTATGGTCAGGTCCGCAACCTGACGGACTGGATGACGGGCGAGGGCAAGGATGTCACCGATCCGATGCTGGATTTGAAGGATTATATCGGCCTGTCCTTCACGACAGCCCCGGATGGCAAGCTCTACCAGCTTCCCGACCAGCAATTCGCCAACCTCTACTGGTTCCGCTACGATTGGTTCAACGACCCGAAGATCAAGGAAGAGTTCAAGAAGGAATACGGTTACGAGCTGGGTGTGCCGGTCAACTGGTCGGCCTATGAGGATATTGCCAAATTCTTCACCGGACGCGAGATTGGCGGCAAGAAAGTCTATGGCAGCATGGACTATGGCAAGAAGGACCCCTCGCTCGGTTGGCGCTTTACCGATGCCTGGCTGTCGATGGCCGGTAATGGCGACAAAGGTCTGCCGAATGGTAAGCCCGTCGACGAATGGGGCATCCGTGTCAACGACAAGGACCAGCCGACCGGTTCCTGCGTCGATCGCGGTGGGGATACCAATGGGGCGGCCTCGGTCTATGCCGTCACCAAATATCTGGAATGGTTGAAGAAATATACCCCGCCAGAAGCGCAGGGCATGACCTTCTCCGAATCCGGCCCGGTTCCCGCCCAGGGCAATATCGCCCAGCAGATCTTCTGGTACACGGCCTTTACCGCCGATATGGCCAAGCCCGGTTTGCCTGTGGTCAATGACGACGGCACGCCGAAATGGCGTGTGGCACCATCGCCGCATGGTTCCTACTGGCATGAAGGCCAGAAGCTCGGCTATCAGGATGTCGGCTCCTGGACGCTGATGAAATCCACGCCCACGGATCGCGCCAAGGCTGCCTGGCTCTATGCCCAGTTCGTCACCTCGAAAACTGTTGACGTGAAGAAAAGCCAGACCGGTCTGACTTTCATCCGTCAGTCGTCCATCATGGACAAGACCTTCACCGACCGCGCCCCGAAACTCGGTGGTCTGGTGGAATTCTACAGGTCGCCTGCCCGCGTCCAATGGACGCCAACCGGAACCAATGTGCCTGATTATCCGAAGCTGGCGCAATTGTGGTGGCAGAATATTGGCGATGCGGCAGCCGGTGCCAAGACCCCGCAGGAAGCCATGGATGCCTTGTGCAAGGCGCAGGACGGCATTCTCTCCCGTCTGGAACGCGCCAAGGTGCAGGGCGAATTCGGCCCCAAGCTGAACGAGCCGAAGGACGCCGCCTATTGGGAAAAATACGCCAAGGACCACGGCAGCCTTGCGCCGCAGCCCAAGCTGGCTAACGAAAAGGAAAAGCCGATCACCATCAATTACGACGAATTGGTGAAGAGCTGGCAGAAGTAA
- a CDS encoding DeoR/GlpR family DNA-binding transcription regulator, which translates to MFLSARQSDILDIAKAEGRVQVDDLAVRFSVTPQTIRKDLNDLCETRRLTRVHGGAIFPSGAENVRYEARRSMAAPEKQAIGRAAAELIPNNASLFINIGTTTEAVGEALLDHKDLMVITNNINVANRLRVFPGIEVVIAGGVVRGSDGGIVGEAAVDFIRQFKVDYAVIGASAIDPDGALLDYDYREVKVAQAIIANARHVILVADSSKFERAAPVRIGHLSQVHTFITDVCDIEGLAAICREHDVRLIEAFRAA; encoded by the coding sequence ATGTTTCTGTCTGCCCGGCAATCCGACATTCTCGACATCGCCAAGGCGGAAGGCCGGGTGCAGGTGGATGATCTGGCGGTTCGCTTTTCAGTGACGCCGCAAACCATTCGCAAGGATCTCAACGATCTCTGCGAAACGCGCCGGCTGACGCGGGTCCATGGAGGGGCGATCTTTCCAAGCGGTGCCGAAAACGTTCGCTATGAAGCGCGCCGCTCAATGGCCGCGCCGGAAAAGCAGGCGATTGGCCGTGCTGCTGCCGAATTGATCCCCAACAATGCATCGCTGTTCATCAATATCGGCACGACGACTGAGGCGGTGGGCGAAGCATTGCTTGATCATAAGGACCTGATGGTCATTACCAATAATATCAACGTTGCCAATCGCCTGCGGGTCTTTCCAGGCATTGAGGTGGTGATCGCTGGTGGCGTCGTGCGTGGCTCCGATGGCGGTATTGTCGGGGAAGCGGCGGTCGATTTCATCCGCCAGTTCAAGGTGGATTATGCGGTGATCGGCGCTTCGGCTATCGACCCTGACGGCGCATTGCTGGACTATGACTATCGGGAGGTGAAGGTGGCGCAGGCGATTATCGCCAATGCCCGGCACGTGATTCTAGTGGCTGATTCCTCCAAATTCGAGCGCGCCGCCCCGGTGCGGATCGGCCATCTCAGCCAGGTTCACACGTTCATCACTGACGTCTGCGATATCGAAGGCCTTGCCGCTATTTGCCGTGAGCATGATGTGCGGTTGATCGAGGCATTCAGGGCCGCATAG